The Tessaracoccus aquimaris sequence CCGCGACCTTGACTCCGGCACGCAGCGCGTCGCGCGGGCCGTGCATGCCGGGGAAGCTTGGCAGCAGCGCGGGATGGGTGTTGATGGTGCGACCGCCGAACCGGGCCAGGAAGTCGTCCCCGAGCAGTTTCATGAAGCCGGCGGAGGCGACCAGGTCGGGCGAGTATGCCTCGACAAGGTCGGCGAGTTCGGCGTCCCATGCGGTCCGGTCTGCGCCCTTGGCGAGCGGGTGTGCCACGGCGGGGATGCCGTGGCGACGCGCCCTGTCGAGGCCGTGGGCGGAGGCCTGGTCGGAGATGACCGCCACGACCTCGGCGTCGACGGCACGCTCGTCGATGGCGTCGAGCAACGCCTGACAGAGGGTGCCGGATCCGGAGAGGAGGACGACGACGCGGGTGCTCACCCGCCCAACTCTACGGCCTCCTGGGCGCCCGGCTCTACGACCTCAGGGACGGTTCGAGGCCGG is a genomic window containing:
- the purN gene encoding phosphoribosylglycinamide formyltransferase; its protein translation is MSTRVVVLLSGSGTLCQALLDAIDERAVDAEVVAVISDQASAHGLDRARRHGIPAVAHPLAKGADRTAWDAELADLVEAYSPDLVASAGFMKLLGDDFLARFGGRTINTHPALLPSFPGMHGPRDALRAGVKVAGATVFVVDAGIDTGRILLQGAVDVLPGDDVGSLHERIKVVERRLLIQAVSEWKKEHP